In the genome of Thunnus thynnus chromosome 6, fThuThy2.1, whole genome shotgun sequence, the window GGCAAATTTGGGAGGATTTAGGATATAAAAACAACCCCCTAATCACCATGAACATCCCAGTTTACCTTGATTTAgtcattcctcctctttttctcagacttttcatttcctgttgttctgtttttctgttgttctgtttttctgtcactctgATTCAGGTAGACCACGGACTGTATCATTTCAAAACCAAAAGTACCTCTCCTGGTTAACCACAAGCCTTGCACATCTATGTGACATCTTGTGGCTGCCAGGAAATGTAGATACATACGTATCTCTTTCTATTACCACTAGAGTTTCCCCTTGAGGAAGCCAAGGTCTCTTTACAAGTACAGCTTATCACTTTCTAATCTTATACTTCATGTTTGGCCTTGCTTGTCTCTTAGTTTTCCCAGAACATTCATCTTTGGCAGGTTTCTCAATTTATTATTCACTTATACAACCGTGTAATGCACATGCATTTGTGCACATATGCACAAATGTTCCTGTGAGCAAACACGTGCATTTGCCTGTTTGTCTGCACTGTCTGTGTATATTTCCTTCTGCTTCAGACTCCGAAGATGATGGGAAGCTGCTGTGTGCGTGCGAGAATCAAAAAGGCACATGTGTGAACGGAACCTGCAGAGGAGACCTCTGCTTTTACACTTGGGTGCAGGGCTACGAGGAGAAGGGTTGTTTCCTTGAGGCAAACTACCGGGAGCAATGCTCCACCTCCTTTGAGCGCTTCTATGTCCACTGCTGCAGAGAGGACCTGTGCAACACCTATGCCACACCACCTCCGGGTATTGGTCAGTACCCAAAGCCATTGCTTTCCAACATTTGAACAGCACATTCATGTAACCTGAAGAACCAGTGTGGTATTGATCTTCCTGGTTTGGCATCAATGTCCTCACAGGCTCTGCTTTGTACTGATGGGATTCAAAGCTTCCCTCTACATAGTAACTGCTTCCCCCTTGTGGTCAGGTTGAGTAAATGAATATTGAGTGGCTTTCCCAGTTTAGACTGATGACACACTGAATGTTACGTTACCTGTATGTTTACCTTCAATCAAAATAGAATACCAAATTATAAACTTCTCTTGATAATGTTGTGAAGTGTTCTCCACTGGTTTCGCAAactcaaatatgtgtgtgtgcctgattGCTTATATGTGTAACCAGATGGAGAATCGACAGCAATGCCCCCAGAACTCCTGCGTCCAGAGCTGTGGATCACCGTGGCGTTGCTGCTGTTAATCATGGTTGCCAGTGTGTGTGGCCTGTTGGTGTTCCTGCGCTTCCGACGTGCCCACTGTCGACTGAGAAATGTTGAGGACCATGACGTCACCATGCTTAAAGTCCCCAGTGGAGATGACCCCACATACGGCGTAAGAGACATTTGATGTTGACAGAATACTATCAAAAGATGTTCTAGTTTTCCAGTTGTCATATATGGATtatctcttttcatctctttctccaGGATATCTTTGATGAGTTTTGTACGTCAGGGAGTGGGACAGGGCTGCCCTATCTGGTCCAAAGGACTATGGCCAGACAGATCTCACTTGTCGAGTGTGTCGGTCAGTCTCCTTCCTCACCACTGCTGCTCcactctgtcttttttctgtgCTTTCCAGTTGTGTAATTGTGTCACTCTGTTCTCAGGTAAAGGCAGGTATGGGGAGGTGTGGAGAGGAACTTGGATGGGGGAGAGTGTGGCTGTCAAGATCTTCTCCTCTAGGGATGAGCAGTCCTggttcagagagacagagatctACAATACTGTGCAGCTGCGACATGACAACATACTGGGTACGGCAGcagatttaatttcaaaagaCATTATTCCTGTGATGTGCTTCCTGTGAAGGGAAAGGTGCAGTAGCACTTCAAAAGGCATCAGCCAAAAGACAGACATTGAAATAGCCATCTTCTCTTCCGGCTTTAGGTTTCATAGCCTCTGACATGACATCCAAGAATTCCAGCACCCAGCTGTGGCTCGTCACCCACTTTCATGAGCTGGGTTCACTCTACGACTTCTTGCAGTACAGCAGCTTGGAGCCTGAAAGCTGCCTGaggatgtgtctgtctgtggcCTGTGGTCTGGTCCACCTCCACACTGAGATTGTCAGCTCCCAGGGCAAGCCAGCTATCGCCCACCGGGACCTGAAAAGTCGAAACATCCTGGTAAAGCGGAACGGACAGTGCTGCATCGCTGACCTTGGTGAGGGTTGAGTCGAAGCGAGGAAAGCACATCACACCttc includes:
- the acvrl1 gene encoding serine/threonine-protein kinase receptor R3, producing MGSSALLTVVLAGAFLWISAIHADSEDDGKLLCACENQKGTCVNGTCRGDLCFYTWVQGYEEKGCFLEANYREQCSTSFERFYVHCCREDLCNTYATPPPGIDGESTAMPPELLRPELWITVALLLLIMVASVCGLLVFLRFRRAHCRLRNVEDHDVTMLKVPSGDDPTYGDIFDEFCTSGSGTGLPYLVQRTMARQISLVECVGKGRYGEVWRGTWMGESVAVKIFSSRDEQSWFRETEIYNTVQLRHDNILGFIASDMTSKNSSTQLWLVTHFHELGSLYDFLQYSSLEPESCLRMCLSVACGLVHLHTEIVSSQGKPAIAHRDLKSRNILVKRNGQCCIADLGLAVIHSQSNDYLDVGNNPRVGTKRYMAPEVLDESIRTDVFESYKQTDIWALGLVFWEISRRTIVNGIVEEYRPPFFDMVPSDPSFEEMKKVVCVDQQRPSLHNRLHSHPILSAIVKIMKECWFQNAPARLTALRVKKTLSKLDHDSDFSIEKLKRDI